In the Engystomops pustulosus chromosome 2, aEngPut4.maternal, whole genome shotgun sequence genome, one interval contains:
- the LOC140116986 gene encoding olfactory receptor 52L1-like, with protein MENVSKVGSYFVFLGLLEMEKYRIPYAIVALVLFIVSTLLCCLIIYIIWIEESLHEPMYFFISNLLLNGVFGNVTVFPQVIVGLLSGSSAISFPACLIQTFCVQSFSTAEALTFTTMAYDRYLAVGNPLRYSSIMTNTKALNSIYMIWALVFILVVIPVIMTANLSFCGFSINNIFCENMSLVRLACGNTTVNHLFGLVETLLFLGSTVLFVEYCYIRTLLICLKTYKSGSLKAARTLLTHVIAYSIFLMASLFIFLRYRLNVGTISVAAHVILSITGLISSVIVNPIVYGMRTEALKLKLIHNLQKVFS; from the coding sequence ATGGAGAACGTGTCCAAGGTTGGAAGTTACTTTGTATTCCTAGGGCTCTTGGAGATGGAAAAATACCGGATTCCTTATGCCATCGTAGCCCTTGTTCTGTTTATTGTAAGCACATTGTTGTGTTGTCTTATTATCTACATTATATGGATTGAAGAGAGTCTCCATGAACCTATGTACTTCTTCATTTCTAATCTTCTACTCAATGGTGTTTTTGGAAATGTTACTGTTTTTCCTCAGGTCATTGTCGGCTTATTATCAGGATCGTCAGCCATATCTTTCCCAGCATGCCTCATTCAGACCTTCTGTGTACAAAGCTTTTCTACAGCAGAAGCTTTAACTTTTACAACCATGGCTTATGATCGATATTTGGCGGTGGGGAACCCTCTGAGATATTCCTCCATCATGACAAACACCAAGGCTTTGAACTCTATTTATATGATATGGGCTCTTGTCTTCATACTTGTTGTGATTCCAGTGATAATGACAGCAaacctcagcttttgtgggttcAGTATTAATAATATCTTCTGTGAGAACATGTCTCTGGTCAGACTGGCTTGTGGGAACACTACGGTCAATCATCTCTTCGGCCTTGTTGAAACATTGCTCTTCCTTGGAAGCACTGTACTGTTTGTTGAGTATTGTTACATAAGGACTCTACTAATTTGTCTGAAGACCTACAAGTCAGGGTCTCTCAAGGCTGCCCGCACCTTGCTCACCCATGTGATTgcctattcaatttttctgatgGCTTCTCTTTTCATTTTTCTAAGATACAGGCTGAATGTTGGGACTATTTCAGTGGCAGCTCATGTCATCCTTTCCATCACTGGACTTATTTCTTCCGTCATTGTTAATCCCATTGTCTATGGGATGAGGACAGAAGCTTTAAAACTAAAACTGATCCATAATTTACAAAAagtgttttcataa